The proteins below come from a single Candidatus Bathyarchaeota archaeon genomic window:
- a CDS encoding MBL fold metallo-hydrolase, translated as MKIFSRIYMVGSGEFGLSNEMDCHVYLIDCGGELALVDTGVGLETDIILRNIRSEGFKVEDLTTALLTHCHADHAGGCRRIKEETGCSVAATRDEARIIERGTDTELGLDVAKTSGIYPRDYRYEHCRVDKVVKHGDEIKVGKCSFKVFEIPGHSWATACYLLELEGRRVLFSSDVVFYGGTIGLGNWPGSSLENYRKYLKRLSGLSVDILLPGHFTWTLRNGQKHIDRALENLKRAWVPPAWRHHHFHV; from the coding sequence GTGAAGATTTTCAGCCGCATCTACATGGTTGGAAGCGGGGAGTTCGGGTTGTCGAACGAGATGGACTGCCACGTTTATCTCATAGACTGCGGTGGGGAGCTGGCTCTCGTAGACACGGGTGTGGGATTAGAGACTGACATAATACTACGTAACATACGCTCAGAGGGGTTTAAGGTCGAAGATCTAACGACCGCCCTACTCACGCATTGCCACGCAGACCACGCCGGCGGATGTAGGCGCATCAAGGAGGAAACCGGATGCTCCGTGGCCGCTACACGCGACGAGGCTAGGATCATTGAGAGAGGGACGGATACGGAGCTTGGTCTCGATGTGGCTAAGACCTCGGGGATCTATCCTAGAGACTACCGTTATGAGCATTGCCGAGTCGATAAGGTCGTCAAACATGGAGACGAGATAAAGGTTGGAAAGTGTAGTTTCAAGGTTTTTGAGATACCCGGCCACAGCTGGGCTACGGCATGCTACCTGCTCGAGCTGGAAGGACGTAGAGTATTATTCTCCTCAGACGTGGTGTTCTACGGCGGGACTATAGGGTTGGGTAACTGGCCAGGTTCAAGCCTAGAAAACTATAGAAAGTACCTCAAGAGGCTAAGCGGTTTAAGCGTGGATATCCTGCTTCCAGGACACTTCACTTGGACACTAAGAAACGGGCAGAAACACATAGATAGGGCTTTAGAAAATCTGAAGCGGGCCTGGGTTCCACCGGCATGGAGACACCACCACTTCCACGTCTGA